A region of Pyxidicoccus parkwaysis DNA encodes the following proteins:
- a CDS encoding SNF2-related protein, with amino-acid sequence METVLAEGARGLRVEVEVDAAAAAMASRVESEPGRTLTPFHERLLAEELLAKSGDTQQRLAGALSEAKVDLNPHQVEGAMFALDSLSRGGCMLGDEVGLGKTIEAGLVIAQLMAEGKSRILILAPATLRAQWNSELREKFDLESVLVDGRTVRATGNCFDQPFPVICSHPFAANKAALAAEIPWDVVVIDEAHRLRNAHRPNNKMGQALKAALAGRPKLLLTATPLQNDIMELFGLMSLLDEQILGPEHAFRSRYRVDEGGGMSEASVAELKERLAPVVQRTLRRQVREYVRYTNRRSIVEDFTPSPEEHDLYEKVSEYLQRSEAAAIEPGKKTLLTLCYRKLLASSTYAIAPTLRRLSENLEKRLQAAKLGQQALAMFEPEEAKQFVEEGEEWSDDPAKAPNVRALEQEVWELRQYADLADSIKVNAKGAALVRGLDRTFGVMRAHGWPEKALIFTESRRTQQYLFNLLSDAGYKGKISLLAGDLAGTPEERRALVEDFRNKSQILICTEAGAEGLNLQFCNLVVNYDLPWNPQRVEQRIGRCHRYGQQRDVLVINFLNRQNAADARLFELLEKKLNLFDGVFGASDEILGALESGVDFERRILDIYQSCRDPKDINAAFDKLREELEGRISKRMTEMRSVVLERFDGDVRRRLRGQQDQTKEALAKRQQEARALTSSVLGSRTSGRLEIAKAAYAVKERTQDAVAYLQLDASGLPSRLARLAGCEGWWFAYKFETTGIKPEEKLVHLVLVRERDGGFRALPLQDGAHFVKLAAKEEKRRQPAPVSVQLMQEQALVAAKEEIVRAAERRNALELDKAKERADRYVEDCLMESREAVETARQAWFDARKEVGVAEDVADKAKARAHSDRMEREYRRKLSSLRNEEEKRYAAKDRQLADLAQKAKVTEKRSLIASAYFWLS; translated from the coding sequence ATGGAGACGGTCTTGGCGGAGGGCGCGAGGGGCTTGCGGGTGGAGGTGGAGGTCGACGCGGCGGCGGCGGCGATGGCGTCGCGGGTGGAGTCCGAGCCCGGGCGAACGCTGACTCCCTTCCACGAACGGTTGCTGGCGGAAGAGCTGCTGGCGAAGAGTGGTGACACACAGCAGCGGCTGGCTGGCGCGCTGTCGGAAGCGAAGGTGGACCTCAACCCCCACCAGGTCGAGGGCGCCATGTTCGCGCTCGACTCGCTGTCGCGCGGCGGCTGCATGCTGGGCGACGAGGTGGGGCTCGGGAAGACGATTGAGGCGGGCCTCGTCATCGCCCAGCTCATGGCGGAGGGGAAGAGCCGCATCCTCATCCTCGCTCCGGCCACGCTGCGCGCGCAGTGGAACAGCGAGCTGCGCGAGAAGTTCGACCTGGAGAGCGTGCTGGTGGACGGCCGCACCGTGCGGGCCACCGGCAACTGCTTCGACCAGCCCTTCCCGGTCATCTGCTCTCACCCCTTCGCGGCCAACAAGGCGGCGCTGGCGGCGGAGATTCCGTGGGACGTCGTCGTCATCGACGAGGCCCACCGCCTGCGCAACGCGCACCGTCCCAACAACAAGATGGGGCAGGCGCTGAAGGCCGCGCTGGCCGGGCGCCCCAAGCTGCTGCTCACCGCCACCCCGCTCCAGAACGACATCATGGAGCTGTTCGGCCTGATGTCCCTGCTGGACGAGCAGATTCTCGGCCCCGAGCACGCCTTCCGCAGCCGCTACCGCGTGGACGAGGGCGGCGGCATGTCCGAGGCCTCCGTCGCCGAACTGAAGGAGCGGCTGGCCCCCGTCGTCCAGCGCACCCTGCGCCGGCAGGTGCGCGAGTACGTCCGCTACACCAACCGCCGCTCCATCGTGGAGGACTTCACCCCCTCCCCCGAGGAGCATGACCTCTACGAGAAGGTCAGCGAGTACCTCCAGCGCTCCGAGGCCGCGGCAATCGAGCCCGGCAAGAAGACGCTGCTGACGCTCTGCTACCGCAAGCTGCTGGCGTCCTCCACGTACGCGATTGCGCCCACGCTGCGCCGGCTGTCGGAGAACCTCGAGAAGCGCCTCCAGGCAGCGAAGCTGGGCCAGCAGGCGCTGGCGATGTTCGAGCCCGAGGAGGCCAAGCAGTTCGTCGAGGAGGGCGAGGAGTGGTCGGACGACCCGGCCAAGGCGCCCAACGTCCGCGCGCTGGAGCAGGAGGTCTGGGAGCTGCGGCAGTACGCGGACCTGGCGGACTCCATCAAGGTCAACGCCAAGGGCGCGGCGCTCGTGCGCGGGCTGGACCGGACCTTCGGGGTGATGCGCGCGCACGGCTGGCCGGAGAAGGCGCTCATCTTCACCGAGTCCCGGCGCACGCAGCAGTACCTCTTCAACCTCCTCTCGGACGCGGGCTACAAGGGCAAGATTTCGCTCCTGGCCGGTGACCTGGCCGGCACGCCGGAGGAGCGCCGCGCGCTGGTGGAGGACTTCCGCAACAAGTCGCAGATCCTCATCTGCACCGAGGCCGGCGCCGAGGGACTGAACCTCCAGTTCTGCAACCTCGTCGTCAACTACGACTTGCCGTGGAACCCGCAGCGCGTGGAGCAGCGCATCGGCCGGTGCCACCGGTACGGCCAGCAGCGGGACGTGCTGGTCATCAACTTCCTCAACCGGCAGAACGCGGCGGACGCGCGCCTGTTCGAGCTGCTGGAGAAGAAGCTCAACCTCTTCGACGGCGTCTTCGGCGCGTCGGACGAAATCCTCGGCGCGCTGGAGAGCGGCGTCGACTTCGAGCGGCGCATCCTCGACATCTACCAGTCCTGTCGCGACCCGAAGGACATCAACGCCGCCTTCGACAAGCTGCGCGAGGAGCTGGAGGGCCGCATCAGCAAGCGCATGACGGAGATGCGCTCGGTGGTACTGGAGCGCTTCGACGGCGACGTGCGCCGGCGGCTGCGCGGGCAGCAGGACCAGACGAAGGAGGCGCTCGCCAAGCGGCAGCAGGAGGCGCGCGCGCTCACCAGCTCCGTGCTGGGCAGCCGCACCTCGGGGCGGCTGGAGATTGCGAAGGCCGCGTACGCGGTGAAGGAGCGCACGCAGGACGCGGTGGCGTACCTCCAGCTCGACGCGTCCGGGCTGCCGTCGCGCCTCGCGCGGCTCGCCGGCTGCGAGGGCTGGTGGTTCGCCTACAAGTTCGAGACGACGGGCATCAAGCCGGAGGAGAAGCTCGTCCACCTGGTGCTGGTGCGCGAGCGCGACGGAGGCTTCCGCGCGCTGCCGCTGCAGGACGGCGCGCACTTCGTGAAGCTGGCGGCGAAGGAAGAGAAGCGGCGCCAGCCCGCGCCGGTGTCCGTGCAGCTCATGCAGGAGCAGGCGCTGGTGGCGGCCAAGGAGGAAATCGTCCGGGCCGCGGAGCGCCGCAACGCGCTGGAGCTGGACAAGGCCAAGGAGCGCGCGGACCGGTACGTCGAGGACTGCCTCATGGAGTCTCGCGAGGCGGTGGAGACGGCGCGGCAGGCATGGTTCGACGCGCGCAAGGAAGTGGGCGTCGCGGAGGACGTGGCGGACAAGGCGAAGGCGCGGGCCCACTCGGACCGGATGGAGCGCGAGTACCGGCGCAAGCTGTCCTCCCTCCGCAACGAGGAGGAGAAGCGCTACGCCGCCAAGGACCGGCAGCTCGCGGACCTGGCGCAGAAGGCGAAGGTGACGGAGAAGCGCTCCCTCATCGCCTCCGCGTACTTCTGGCTGTCCTGA
- a CDS encoding DUF58 domain-containing protein, whose amino-acid sequence MSAGRPVPTGLAVALLAAGLVPAALAVAGPVFGWLALAVDVAVLVLCAVDFLRAPRADAVTVRRLVEPILSSGTRNAVHLDFERNDSGKSPLRLEARDEPPEDVASTGHRQSLTLSGDGHTPGRLTYFVMPPARGDARFGDVHLRLLGPLGLCARQVRVPAAQAVKVYPDLTALSREALALARASESPSARTQRRRAAEGREFESLREYRPGDDYRHIDWKASARHGDTRVRTWQPEKHQPVLLLLDCGRHMAGQVQGRRKLDHAVDAALRLARVGLDAGDMVGVLAFASDVRAFLPPRKGREHLRLITETLYRVEAALEESDYGRAFDFAFARQTRRALVVLFTDLVDPDASQSLLTRTLALRPRHLPVVASLLDEDVEAAATQVPREAQDAYAKQAAARLEAEYRRTATTLRDSGALVVRAPARGFGAATLNAYLDVKSRGLL is encoded by the coding sequence GTGAGCGCCGGCCGTCCCGTCCCCACGGGCCTCGCCGTGGCGCTCCTGGCGGCGGGGCTCGTCCCGGCCGCGCTCGCGGTGGCGGGCCCTGTGTTCGGCTGGCTCGCGCTCGCGGTGGACGTGGCGGTGCTCGTGCTCTGCGCGGTGGACTTCCTGCGCGCCCCACGCGCGGACGCGGTGACGGTGCGGCGCCTCGTGGAGCCCATCCTCTCCTCGGGCACACGCAACGCCGTCCACCTGGACTTCGAGCGGAACGACAGCGGCAAGAGCCCCCTGCGCCTCGAAGCGCGAGACGAGCCGCCGGAGGACGTGGCCAGCACCGGCCACCGGCAGTCCCTCACGCTGTCCGGGGACGGGCACACGCCCGGGCGCCTCACCTACTTCGTCATGCCTCCCGCGCGAGGCGACGCGCGCTTCGGGGACGTGCACCTGCGGCTGCTCGGGCCGCTGGGCCTGTGCGCGCGCCAGGTCCGCGTGCCGGCCGCGCAGGCGGTGAAGGTGTACCCGGACCTGACGGCCCTCTCGCGCGAGGCGCTTGCACTGGCCCGCGCGTCGGAATCCCCGTCCGCGCGCACGCAGCGGCGCCGCGCGGCGGAGGGACGCGAGTTCGAGTCCCTGCGCGAATACCGCCCGGGCGACGACTACCGCCACATCGACTGGAAGGCCTCCGCGCGCCACGGCGACACGCGGGTGCGCACCTGGCAGCCGGAGAAGCACCAACCCGTGCTGCTGCTGCTGGACTGCGGGCGCCACATGGCGGGCCAGGTGCAGGGGCGCCGCAAGCTGGACCACGCGGTGGACGCGGCGCTGCGCCTGGCGCGCGTGGGCCTGGACGCGGGGGACATGGTGGGGGTGCTCGCCTTCGCCAGCGACGTCCGCGCCTTCCTCCCGCCGAGAAAAGGCCGCGAGCACCTGCGCCTCATCACCGAGACGCTCTACCGCGTCGAGGCCGCGCTGGAGGAGAGCGACTACGGCCGCGCCTTCGACTTCGCCTTCGCCCGGCAGACGCGTCGCGCACTGGTGGTGCTCTTCACGGATTTGGTGGACCCGGACGCCTCGCAGAGCCTCCTCACCCGCACGCTCGCGCTGCGCCCCCGGCACCTGCCCGTCGTCGCCTCGCTGCTGGACGAGGACGTGGAGGCCGCCGCGACACAGGTGCCCCGCGAGGCGCAGGACGCCTACGCGAAGCAGGCCGCGGCGCGCCTGGAGGCCGAGTACCGCCGCACCGCCACCACGCTGAGAGACTCCGGTGCGCTCGTGGTGCGGGCCCCCGCGCGCGGCTTCGGCGCGGCCACACTCAATGCGTACCTCGACGTGAAATCGCGAGGACTGCTCTGA
- a CDS encoding AAA family ATPase, with translation MSDASPLSRLTSALGAAVFGQQRVLADLVTAFLARGHVLLEGVPGVAKTLTARSMAGALGLHFTRVQFTPDLMPADILGTNVFQPQDNAFRLVKGPIFTEVVVADEINRTPPKTQAALLEAMEERQVTIDGVSHALPPHFFVVATQNPLELEGTYPLPEAQLDRFLMRVRVGYPDTDAEVTMLRAFHQREGRPPSTERVLDAPTLMELQARAARVSCDDSILQYVVNVVRDTRAHPRVRLGASPRSAQALLAAAKARAALMGTDFVTPDDVKGVAHSVLNHRLLLKAEAEVEGVTVDDVLRQTLERVRVPR, from the coding sequence ATGTCCGACGCCTCTCCCCTCTCCCGCCTCACCTCCGCGCTCGGCGCGGCCGTCTTCGGACAGCAGCGCGTCCTCGCCGATCTGGTGACGGCCTTCCTCGCGCGCGGCCACGTGCTGCTGGAGGGCGTGCCCGGCGTCGCCAAGACGCTCACCGCGCGCAGCATGGCCGGAGCGCTGGGGCTGCACTTCACGCGCGTCCAGTTCACTCCGGACCTGATGCCGGCGGACATCCTCGGCACCAACGTCTTCCAGCCGCAGGACAACGCCTTCCGTCTGGTGAAGGGCCCCATCTTCACGGAGGTGGTGGTGGCGGACGAAATCAACCGCACCCCGCCCAAGACGCAGGCCGCGCTCCTGGAGGCCATGGAGGAGAGGCAGGTCACCATCGACGGCGTGTCGCACGCGCTGCCGCCGCACTTCTTCGTGGTGGCCACGCAGAACCCGCTCGAGCTGGAGGGCACCTACCCGCTGCCCGAGGCGCAGCTGGACCGCTTCCTCATGCGCGTGCGCGTGGGCTACCCGGACACGGACGCGGAAGTCACCATGCTGCGCGCCTTCCACCAGCGCGAGGGCAGGCCCCCCTCCACCGAGCGCGTGCTCGACGCGCCCACCCTCATGGAGTTGCAGGCGCGCGCGGCCCGCGTGTCGTGTGACGACTCCATCCTCCAGTACGTGGTGAATGTGGTGCGCGACACGCGCGCCCATCCGCGCGTGCGGCTGGGGGCCAGTCCCCGCTCCGCGCAGGCGCTGCTGGCGGCGGCCAAGGCTCGCGCGGCGCTGATGGGCACGGACTTCGTCACCCCGGACGACGTGAAGGGCGTGGCCCACAGCGTCCTCAACCACCGCCTCCTCCTCAAGGCCGAGGCCGAGGTGGAGGGCGTCACCGTGGACGACGTCCTCCGCCAGACGCTCGAGCGGGTGCGAGTGCCCCGGTGA
- a CDS encoding peptidylprolyl isomerase produces MSRLRTARGLTACLAVVALSSCVRFVPSPGAEPVDAATLARIRDWEDRRSLGDGALLELATGAQDARVRARAQRALARIQDPATLDTLVAGLKDAEPGVRDEAAFAAGELALAWEPLTDAERSRLADALLEAEGAEREARVRATMVDSLGRTGTPTAVARLVERMQGSDVEVAGRAALALGVAARRSGAAVVAGVPLAPAVALLHGERPVEARYGGAYLLMTAKRAEALPALRGCLGDVDADVRGLCAKAFGDVGGPEDAVVLGRLLDDAVPRVAAEAARSLAKLAAKCSGPCTAVDALEALVPRAKRVARGMEAPEQPTDGADAKVETLARSADGHAILALAQQGLPDFAAPLLVSLRLALADAERGAASDLARTDLGWLDCRLAAALDRQRGVPGDSSSCGFGRVQDERRLALGIRETALSQGKGQAGFAVGYLNHRDARVRLAALEVLGARPVLRTATAVQPLVKGDDLVVAGAAAATLGKIGAKEQLPGVEAFADRVPKEPGDLAEPVAGALVALQGPAAEPRFREWLKSPNANLRRVAAEALTQLTGQPVRSQRVELPADTFRPEAAPANAGLVFRTAKGDITVRLDADEAPLTSGNLYALAQKGYFNGTTFHRVVPDFVAQGGDPRGDGEGGPGYSIRCEMTRRPYRRGTLGMALAGKDTGGSQFFFTHAPQPHLDGRYTAFGEVVSGMDVVDALLEGDIIREVHAVQLTP; encoded by the coding sequence ATGAGCCGCCTGCGCACCGCCCGTGGATTGACTGCCTGCCTCGCCGTCGTCGCGCTGTCCTCCTGTGTCCGCTTCGTGCCCTCGCCCGGGGCGGAGCCGGTGGACGCGGCGACCCTCGCCCGGATTCGGGACTGGGAGGACCGGCGCTCGCTGGGTGACGGGGCGCTGCTCGAGCTGGCCACGGGCGCGCAGGACGCGCGGGTACGAGCGAGGGCGCAGCGCGCGCTGGCCCGCATCCAGGACCCGGCCACGCTGGACACGCTGGTGGCGGGGCTGAAGGACGCGGAGCCCGGCGTGCGCGACGAGGCCGCCTTCGCCGCCGGGGAATTGGCCCTGGCGTGGGAGCCGCTGACGGACGCGGAGCGCTCGCGCCTGGCGGACGCACTGCTGGAGGCGGAGGGCGCGGAGCGCGAGGCGCGGGTGCGGGCGACGATGGTGGACTCGCTGGGGCGCACGGGCACGCCGACGGCGGTGGCGCGACTGGTGGAGCGGATGCAGGGGAGCGACGTGGAGGTGGCGGGCAGGGCCGCACTGGCGTTGGGCGTGGCCGCGCGGCGGAGCGGGGCGGCCGTGGTGGCGGGCGTGCCGCTGGCACCGGCGGTGGCGTTGCTGCACGGCGAGCGGCCGGTGGAGGCGCGGTATGGCGGCGCATACCTGCTGATGACGGCGAAGCGGGCGGAGGCGCTGCCCGCGCTGCGTGGCTGCCTCGGCGATGTGGACGCGGACGTGCGCGGCCTGTGCGCGAAGGCCTTCGGCGACGTGGGTGGGCCCGAGGACGCGGTGGTGCTGGGGCGGTTGCTGGACGACGCGGTGCCGCGTGTGGCGGCGGAAGCGGCGCGCTCGCTCGCGAAGCTGGCCGCGAAGTGCAGCGGGCCGTGCACTGCGGTGGACGCGCTGGAGGCGCTGGTGCCCCGGGCGAAGCGCGTGGCGCGCGGCATGGAGGCTCCGGAGCAGCCCACCGACGGCGCGGACGCGAAGGTGGAGACCCTGGCCCGCTCGGCGGACGGGCACGCGATTCTGGCGCTCGCGCAGCAGGGGCTGCCCGACTTCGCCGCGCCCCTCCTGGTGTCCCTGCGCCTGGCGCTCGCGGACGCGGAGCGCGGTGCCGCCTCGGACCTGGCGCGCACGGACCTCGGCTGGCTGGACTGCCGGCTCGCGGCGGCGCTGGACCGGCAGCGTGGCGTGCCGGGCGACTCTTCCTCCTGCGGCTTCGGCCGCGTGCAGGACGAGCGGCGGCTCGCCCTGGGCATTCGTGAGACGGCACTGTCGCAGGGCAAGGGGCAGGCGGGCTTCGCGGTGGGCTACCTCAATCACCGCGACGCGCGCGTGCGCCTCGCCGCGCTGGAGGTACTGGGCGCACGCCCCGTGCTCCGGACGGCCACGGCCGTGCAGCCCCTGGTGAAGGGAGACGACCTCGTGGTGGCCGGCGCGGCGGCGGCCACGCTCGGAAAGATTGGCGCCAAGGAGCAGCTCCCCGGGGTGGAGGCCTTCGCCGACCGCGTGCCGAAGGAGCCCGGAGACCTCGCGGAGCCCGTGGCTGGCGCCCTCGTCGCCCTCCAGGGCCCGGCCGCGGAGCCGCGCTTCCGCGAGTGGCTGAAGAGCCCCAACGCCAACCTGCGACGCGTGGCCGCCGAGGCCCTCACGCAGCTCACCGGCCAGCCCGTGCGCTCGCAGCGCGTGGAGCTCCCGGCGGACACGTTCCGCCCGGAAGCCGCACCGGCCAATGCCGGCCTCGTCTTCCGCACCGCCAAGGGCGACATCACCGTGCGCCTGGACGCGGACGAAGCCCCGCTCACCTCCGGCAACCTCTACGCGCTGGCGCAGAAGGGCTACTTCAACGGCACCACCTTCCACCGCGTCGTCCCGGACTTCGTCGCGCAGGGCGGAGACCCGCGCGGGGACGGGGAGGGCGGCCCCGGCTACTCCATCCGCTGTGAAATGACGCGCCGGCCGTACCGCCGAGGCACCCTGGGCATGGCGCTCGCGGGCAAGGACACCGGCGGCAGCCAGTTCTTCTTCACCCACGCGCCGCAGCCCCACCTGGACGGCCGCTACACGGCCTTCGGCGAGGTGGTCTCCGGCATGGACGTGGTGGACGCGCTCCTCGAGGGGGACATCATCCGCGAGGTGCACGCGGTGCAGCTGACGCCGTAG
- a CDS encoding HD domain-containing phosphohydrolase, which yields MDRILVVDDDVLILAALSRILQTEGYQVITHSDPALAAREVDFHVVLTDFMMPYLNGIELLGALRERNPKAVRLMLTAAADFRTASEAVNRGEVFRLLGKPWSLSELTSSVRQAFEHYRLVEANERLTREVAEKNAELVAINRDLERRVVERTAGLLDGLISALDYRDTETQWHSRRVSLFSRRLAEEVGLSGAALDVVEQGALLHDIGKIGVRDSILLKPGPLTPDEWVEMRKHPEFGYRMLAKMPYLHEAALIVLQHQERWDGKGYPQNLAGEDIVLGARIFCIADTVDAITSDRPYRKGRPMSVARDEIRRCAGTQFDPALAEAFLRVPETEWQRIRQDVESMEEDESRRWHGHPLGPPAHMAKASGA from the coding sequence ATGGACCGAATCCTCGTGGTGGATGACGACGTCCTCATCCTCGCGGCGCTCTCCCGGATTCTTCAGACGGAGGGTTACCAGGTCATCACCCACAGTGACCCCGCGCTGGCCGCACGCGAGGTGGATTTCCACGTCGTGCTGACGGACTTCATGATGCCGTACCTCAACGGCATCGAGTTGCTGGGCGCACTGCGGGAGCGGAACCCGAAAGCGGTGCGGCTGATGCTGACGGCGGCGGCGGACTTCCGCACCGCGTCCGAGGCCGTCAACCGCGGCGAGGTGTTCCGCCTGCTGGGCAAGCCGTGGTCGCTGAGCGAGCTGACGAGCAGCGTGCGGCAGGCCTTCGAGCACTACCGGCTGGTGGAGGCCAACGAGCGGCTGACGCGCGAGGTGGCGGAGAAGAACGCGGAGCTGGTGGCCATCAACCGGGACTTGGAGCGCCGGGTGGTGGAGCGCACCGCGGGCCTGCTGGACGGGCTCATCAGCGCGCTGGACTACCGGGACACGGAGACGCAGTGGCACTCGCGCCGGGTGTCGCTCTTCTCGCGGCGGCTGGCGGAGGAGGTGGGGCTGTCGGGGGCCGCGCTGGACGTGGTGGAACAGGGCGCGCTGCTGCACGACATCGGGAAGATTGGCGTGCGTGACTCCATCCTGCTCAAGCCCGGGCCTCTGACGCCGGACGAATGGGTGGAGATGCGCAAGCACCCCGAGTTCGGCTACCGGATGCTGGCGAAGATGCCCTACCTGCACGAGGCGGCGCTCATCGTCCTGCAGCACCAGGAGCGGTGGGACGGCAAGGGCTACCCGCAGAACCTCGCGGGTGAGGACATCGTGCTGGGCGCGCGCATCTTCTGCATCGCGGACACGGTGGACGCGATTACGTCGGACCGGCCCTACCGCAAGGGCCGGCCCATGAGCGTGGCGCGAGACGAAATCCGCCGCTGCGCGGGGACGCAGTTCGACCCGGCGCTGGCCGAGGCCTTCCTGCGCGTCCCGGAGACGGAGTGGCAGCGCATCCGCCAGGACGTGGAGTCGATGGAGGAGGACGAGAGCCGGCGGTGGCATGGCCATCCGCTCGGTCCTCCCGCGCACATGGCCAAGGCCAGCGGGGCCTGA
- a CDS encoding NAD(P)H-dependent amine dehydrogenase family protein, with the protein MARAPEGPVPVVVMGLGFIGQEIARAAMTSPEVELIGAVDTQPSLVGRALGDVLGGPAPRVKVVDSLEKALAKRKGAVLLHATGSRLPQVMEQILAALKLGLPVASTCEELAFPYLKYPELAEKLDQAAQKAGVAVVGTGVNPGFALDRLVAVAGQVCGPVRRATATRVVDARTRREALQRKVGAGLTEDEFFELVDGEQLGHVGLVESAALAALGLGLDCDDYEEEVAPVFAEEDITGGAFPVKKGRVAGMFQSVVGLEEGQERVRLELTIAMGADDPKDRIEIDADPKLVLEIPGGVAGDRATANALVNAAPRLTAAEAGLLTVLELPAGR; encoded by the coding sequence ATGGCTAGAGCCCCTGAAGGGCCAGTGCCGGTGGTGGTGATGGGGTTGGGGTTCATCGGGCAGGAGATTGCCAGGGCCGCGATGACGTCTCCCGAGGTGGAGCTCATCGGCGCCGTGGACACGCAGCCGTCGCTGGTGGGGCGCGCCCTGGGTGACGTGCTGGGAGGTCCCGCTCCCCGCGTCAAGGTGGTGGACTCGCTGGAGAAGGCGCTGGCCAAGCGCAAGGGCGCGGTGCTGCTGCACGCCACCGGCTCGCGGCTGCCACAGGTGATGGAGCAGATTCTGGCGGCGCTGAAGCTGGGCCTGCCGGTGGCCAGCACCTGCGAGGAGCTGGCCTTCCCGTACCTCAAGTACCCGGAGCTGGCCGAGAAGCTGGACCAGGCCGCGCAGAAGGCGGGCGTGGCGGTGGTGGGCACCGGCGTCAACCCCGGCTTCGCGTTGGACCGGCTGGTGGCCGTCGCCGGCCAGGTGTGCGGGCCCGTGCGCCGCGCCACCGCGACGCGCGTGGTGGATGCTCGCACCCGGCGTGAGGCGCTGCAGCGCAAGGTGGGCGCGGGCCTCACCGAGGACGAGTTCTTCGAATTGGTGGACGGTGAGCAGCTCGGCCATGTCGGCCTGGTGGAGTCCGCGGCGCTCGCGGCCCTTGGACTCGGGCTGGATTGCGACGACTACGAAGAAGAAGTAGCCCCCGTGTTCGCCGAGGAGGACATCACCGGCGGCGCATTCCCGGTGAAGAAGGGACGGGTGGCGGGCATGTTCCAGTCCGTGGTGGGTTTGGAGGAGGGGCAGGAGCGGGTGCGGCTGGAGCTGACCATCGCCATGGGGGCGGATGACCCGAAGGACCGCATCGAAATCGACGCGGACCCGAAGCTGGTGCTGGAAATCCCGGGGGGAGTGGCGGGCGACCGGGCCACCGCGAATGCGCTGGTGAATGCCGCGCCACGCTTGACGGCTGCCGAAGCAGGACTCCTC